From the genome of Spirochaetota bacterium:
ACTGCAGCTAGGGGGTGTCGAGCTCAAGGGAAACCTAACCTACCGGAAATTCCAGGGTGCCCTGAAATCTCTGGGGATGAAACCTTATGACGGTACACCCCCGATACTGCCCGTTTTGTATTATCCGGCAAACGGGCCCAAGCAGGAATTAGCTAAGGGAGATGAAGCTCCCTGGTCCACCGTCGTCAGGGATTACGAGATCGTTCTCTCCATCCCGATGAACGAACGACGTCGACGCGGCATGTTTACGAGCTATGAAATCGGTGGCCGGTATACGAGCTACAGCGCGCCGCAGAAACTTCGGTTTACGGATCCTGAAGCCGCGCCCGGCGATACGTATTTTTCGGCGGTCATGCAAACGACCTATCATATCTACAGCCTTTCTGTCGGGTATAGAACGCGCTACCAGACTATATCAGACGTCTACGTGGAATTCTACGCGCCTGGGGTTTTTGGGTTTCATCGTTTTGAAAACGACTATCTCGATGCGAGGCCCAAATATCCTTTCAACTTTACCGCCACGGGTCGGGGGCATTTATGTCTGGGGTATGACCTCAAACATGTCAGGCTGGAGGGTGGTATCGATTACACCTATTATTGCTCCTACTCGAAGGCCGATGTTAAATTAAAGGAGGATATTGATTACTACTCTGAACGTACCGGGGACCCAGTTACGCTGACGCAGGGCTCCAAAGCTGAAGTTTCAGCCATGCGCCTCGAACTATTCTGGGGCGTGTATCTTCAGGCATATATTCTTTTTTAACTCCATGGCACGGGGGCCTCAGAAGGCGAGGATTCGAATCCGCGCCTTCTGAGCCCCCCGTGAATTAAACCTTACATCGCAGTATTAAATCCAGGCCAGCCGCTTCATAAAGGCCTCTAATGAATCCCTGCTTCCTGTAAGCACCGTTGTGCACTCGATATCCTGACAAACCCGTATATCGTTTTTCATGATTTTCTCCTTCGTTAGCTTATGAAAATGAACGTATCGCCGATTATTGAGAATATTATAAAATACTATAATGTTTTCAATACGTCAAATATTAATCGAATATATACGGCCCGAAGGCGCGGATTCGAATCCGCGCCTTCGGGCAATCCGCGCCTTCATCATACCCGTTATTTGGGCCATACCTTCTTGAATCCCTTACCGCCGACAAAACAATACGGGCATTCCTCCGGGGCCTCGTCGCCGTAATGAACGTAACCGCACAGCGGACAGCGCCATGCCGCTTCGGCCGCGTTCTTCTTCCCGTCAAGGAGATGATGGTCGCCGATCAGTATCGGTATCTCGTCAAGCGGCGGCATGATGGACTGGTAACTGCCGAGGAGATAACCGGCGATGATGATGCGCTGCACTTCGCTCGTCCCCTCATAAATGGGCAGAAGCCTGGTGTCGCGCAGAAGCTTTTCGATCGGGTACATCCGTGTGTACCCGTAGCCCCCGAATATCTGCAGCGCGTCGTTCATGACCTGCACCGCCGATTCGGTCGCGTAAAATTTGCTGATCGAGGCGGTGATGGTGGGGTCCATGCCCCGGTCGGCCTCCCATGCCGCTTTCCAGACGAGGAGGCGCATGGTTTCGACCTTCTGGAACATCTCGGCCAGCTTGAACTGGGTCGATTGATAGTTCGAAATCCTGCCGCCGAAAGCGCGCCGCTTCTTCGCGTAATCCAGCGCGTATTCCATCGCGGAGCGCGCGGCCCCCACGGCGAACGCGCCGATGATCGGCCGGGTCCGCGCGAAGGTCTTCATGGCCAGAACGAAACCCTCGCCCGGTTCCGCGAGCACGTTCTCCTTCGGCACGCGAACGTTTTTAAGGTTGATGCCGACGGTGTTCGAGGTGCGCTGGCCCATCTTCGGAATAGAGCGCCCCACGCGTACGCCGTCCCATTCTTTTTCCACAACGAATGCGCATATGCCCGCGTGCTTCTGCTCGGGGTCGACCGTCGCGAAGATGGTCATGTAATCGGCAATGCCGCCGTTGGTTATCCAGTACTTGGTGCCGTTGAGCAGGTAGCCGTCGCCGTCTTTAGTCGCGCGGCAGATCATGGACGCGACGTCCGATCCCATGGTGGGCTCGGAGGTCGCGAAACAGATGCGCTTGAATTCCTTCGCGATCTTCGAAAGGTATTTTTCTTTCAGCGACTCCCTGTCCGATATCACCAGCGGTTCGAACCCGAGCGAGTTATCGAATATGGACGTGGCAAGCCCCGGGCATGCGGCGGCGATTTCCTCGGTGAGGATCGCTCCCTCCAGGAGCCCATACCCTCGTCCACCGTACTTCTTCGGGATGTCCGAATTCATGATTCCCGCGTCAAAGGCCTTTTTTAAAACAGAAAGCGGAATTTCGTCTTTCTCGTCACTATTCCAGGCCGCGGGGAGCACCTCGTTGATCGCGAATTCCCGGGCCTTCTTTTGTAATGCCAGTTGCTCATCGCTCAGGGTAAAATCCAGCATGGATCTCCTCCGTTATTTTCGTGATGTGATGGTTCGGCTCGTGGACGTCTTCGGGCGCGGGTGGTCGGTAAGCGCGGGACGGACGGTCGGTCTCCATGCGCGCCACAGCCGAATGCTATACCGCCAGCCTGTTTTGATCCAGAAAAATAAGTAGCACTTCCCGGGAGAAAGTTTAATTAATTCATATAATTTGGTTTATAAAGATGTGCCGATATAGTTGATTCCCGACCTACCCGAATTCTACTGTATCCGGCTGTGCCCGCGGTAACCGTGCATGAAGCTGGCGAGGCTTATCACCCGGCAGATGAAGGGCGAGCTCACCGTCACCGGTGTCGGAGGCGCGCGCTTCAGCGAGCGCGTGGCGCTGCTTTGATGGTTCTCAGCGGCCAATCCCCGCGATGTAATCTACGGGTTTGCCCGAGACCAGCACGTTGCACTGCGCCCGCGCCGTCGGTTCGCCCCCGCGTGACAGCTCGCCTGTAAGGTGAATGAGGTTTTTACCCTCCCGGAAGACCGAAGCGACGGCCCTGATGGTGTCGCCTTTCCTGGCCGTTCCGAGATAATCTATGGTCATGTTGACGGTAAGAAGGGCCGTATCGTAGCCCAGGGTGGCGCACACGGTGCCCATGGCATCGTCCAGCATGGCCGCCTGTATCCCCCCATGCAGATATCCGGCCGGATTGGTCATCTCGGGGCGCACGGTGTAGTCGAGCTCGATACGTCCCCGGCCCACGTCTACAAGCACCGCGTCGAGCCAGCGGGTAACGCATTCGAAGGGCATGGAGCCCAGGTTCTTTCCGATGAACCGGGTCATGACCGAAAGCACCGTCTCCGAAATTTTAGTTAAAGGGCCCTCTATCCGGCTCATCGCGATTCCTCCGATGGTGATTTAGTTCGATGCGACTGTGTGATAAAGGTCTATCGAACGGCGGATATCCTATGTCAATTTAAAAACACGCTGTATCAAACATACGTGCGAATGGACGGGGCTTTTATTTCTTGACAGTCGATCGTATATTGGTTAGACGTCCAACCAGCTGAGTTTTATACTGGTCCGAGCGCCGTAAGAGTTAAGGGGGCCGGATGGAACGACTATACATTATTTAAGAGCCGGGAGGGAATATGGACATTTCATTCAGCAGCATAAGCGACATGGTCGTCAAACAGGCCCGGGCGATGGGCGAAAAGCCGGTGATTCTTTACTATGAGCGCGACATCAGTTACCGTGAGATGGATGAGAAAAGCGCGTCGATCGCGGCAGGACTGCAGGAGCTCGGGGTTAAAAAAGGCGACAGGGTCTGCCTCCTCATGGAGAACTCGCCGGAATACTATTTTGCTTATTTCGGCATCATAAGGCTCGGCGCCATTGCGGGCCCGGTTAACTGCTGGTGGCAGACAAAAGAGATAGAATATCTTTTTAACGACTCCGGGGCTGTCGCGGCGATCGTTGATTCGGCATATCGCGCGCACCTTGAGGCGATAAAAGGAAAGGCGCCGGCGCTGAAGCATGTTATAGAGCGCGGAGGAGACGGCACGTTTCTTTCGTTTGAAGAGATTGCGGATAAAAAAGCGGTTCCTGCCGATGTTGAGATCGGCATGGATGATGTCTCTACCATCGTGTACACTTCGGGCACCACGGGAAATCCCAAGGGAGTGCTCCTGACCCACGGCAATATCCTCACCAATTCGCTGCAGGCGGGAAAACTGGCCAACATCAGGAGCAGTGACGTCGTACTGTGTTTTCTTCCCCTGTTTCATGTCAACGGTCTGGTCATCACCGGCACGGCGCCGATGTGCGCCGGGGCACAGATAGTGCTGCGGAAAGGCTTTTCGGCCGGAGAATTCTGGGAATGCGTTTCGAAATACCGGGTGAGCATTTTCAGCGGCGTCCCCACCGTCTACCAGATTCTGCTGGCTACGCCAGGAAGCGAAAAGGCCGACGTGAGCTCACTGCGGTACGGGGTGTGCGGTGCGGCACCGATGCCCGTGGAGACCATACGCAAGTTCGAGGAGAAGTTTAACATGATCATCATCGAGGGATACGGCCTCACCGAAGCCACTGCCGGGGCGACGGCGAATCCCATCGATGGCGTACGAAAGATCGGCTCGATCGGCATACCCTTCGAAAATAGCGAGATAAAGCTGTTTGATGACGACGACAATGAGGTGCCCCGGGGGGAGGTGGGCGAGATCGTAATCCGCGGCGGCAACGTAATGAAGGGATATTTCAACAGGCCGGAGGAGACCGAAAAAACACTGCGCGGGGGATGGCTTCACACCGGAGATATGGCGTATGAGGACGAGGACGGCTATTTTTTCATCGTGGACCGCAAGAAGGAGATGATCATCCGTGGAGGAGAGAACATCTATCCAAAGGAGCTCGAGGAGATAATATACGGCCATCCGAAAGTACAGGAAGTTGCGGTGGTCGGGGTAAAGGACGAGATCTACGGCGAGGAGGTCATGGCCTGCCTGGTGCCGCGGCAGGGAGAAACGGTCGACGTTGAAGAGTTTCGCTCCTGGTGCAAGGCGAATATGGCCTCGTACAAGGTGCCGAAGTACGTCAGTATCCGGCAGCAATTGCCGAAGAACATACTTGGAAAGATATTGAAAAAGGAACTGAAGGCGGCATTGAAGGGCGAGGGCCTTCTGGGCTAAGATCGCGCGGCGCGAAGGACATGCGGCCGCCTTCGCGCCGTTTCCGCATCACTGCATTCCAGCCCAGGCCGTCGGCTTACCGTATACGATGAACGGTGACGGATTGAGGCTGCCTCCGCCTATGCCCAGCGAGCCATAGCCTATATACAGCCGGTCGTTCACACGCCGGAGCTCGTCGCGCATGGTGTGTACGATGCCGCCGTTGTGAGCGGCGTACTCTATCAGAAACGCGTATTTTGCGTCATAGGCTGACGGCCCCACCGTCGTGTTCATCTTCCGGCTGCGGTTGATTACCGGTTTGCCGTCGGACGAAGTCTGCACGAAGAGATTGTATCCCCATCCCCCGGAGCCGCTGAAAGGGAAGAAGGCCTTGCCGACCCACCTGCCGGGGCCGAAAAAATGATCGGTGTAAAAATCAACCATCGCGGCCATGATGCCGACAGGAAGGTTCATCGCCCGGTACTCCCCTTTCAGTTCGGGGAAAGCCGGCGCGTCCAGCGCGTGAAAGAGCTGGCGAAATTCTGATTTCGAGAGCTTTGTGATGTCGTCAGGTGTCGCGAGGCCCGGATCTTTGCCGAGGATGTCGGAGGGTGCACCTCCCTGATACCCGAAACCGTTCTGCAGTATGTTAATTGCCGAAAGCGCAAGCGTGATGATCAGAGACGCGCCGATGAAGTACGATATGATTTTTATCGTTTTCATTGTCTGGTTTTTCCTTGTGTTTAATTAAAGTTATTATAATCATTGAAGTCTTGCGCACTTATGGACGACCGGTAAATACGTCCATCGCGCTGTCGCCGCCCGACATTTTAAGCATCCAGTCAAAAAAGGCGGTGGGCAGCAGCTTCAGGAACATCATCCCCCGGATGCTGTGCGCCGGAAGCATAACGTAGGGGTGGTCCTTTTTCACGGCGCGTACGATGCGCGCGGCCGCCCGATCGGGCTTCACGAAGGGGCTCAGGAGCATCGGCTTGAATCCCCGGAACATCCCGGTGTCGATGATGTACGGGCATACGCAGGTGATCTTCACGCCGCCGTGCCCGAATTTTTTTAATTCACGCCTGAGCGCCTCGGAGAATCCGACCTCGGCGAACTTGCTCGCGGCGTAATCCGAGAGAAGCGGCATTCCCAGAAGCCCGCTCGACGACGCCACGTTGACAATGTTGCCGCTGTTGCGCGCGGTCATGCCTGGAAGGACCGCCTTCGTGAAATACAGGTGGCCCCAGAAGTTGACATCCATGGTCCGGTGAAACTCCTCGAGCGACAGGTCCAGGAAGGCTTTCCCGATAACCATACCGGCGTTATTGATCAGCACGTCGACCTGCGTAAAATCGCGCATGATACCGGCGACCGTCCGGGATACCGCGGTCCTGTCAGAGATATCACACGTGTAGGTATTCACCGATATTTTCAGGCCCTTCTTCCCGATATCGTCCTTCAGAGCTTTCAGCGCCGCCGCGTTTATGTCTACCAGCGCCAGGTTCGAGGATTCGGCGGCGAATCGCAGGGCCATAAGCCTTCCAATACCGCTGCCCGCGCCGGTAATGATGATGTTTTTGTTTATAAGAGACTTCATTTTAGTTATACCTCCTGAACGTGTTTCCGCGCCAGTGTCGCGGCGTCCGCATGCTATAGTATATGACCGGAAGCAATCGACCGGATTTATAATTCCGTTTAAAAAAACTATACGGCGCGGCGGGAGTTTTTGCGGAAATCACGGGGGCTGGTCCCGGTGAACTGGCGGAATGCCTCGTTGAAGGCGGACTTCGAGTTAAAACCGACGCTGAAGGCGATTTCGAGCACGTTCATCGAATCGCTTTCATCGAGGAGCCGTTTTGCCTCGTCGACGCGGAAACGGTTGACGAAGGAATTGAAGTT
Proteins encoded in this window:
- a CDS encoding acyl-CoA dehydrogenase family protein, whose translation is MLDFTLSDEQLALQKKAREFAINEVLPAAWNSDEKDEIPLSVLKKAFDAGIMNSDIPKKYGGRGYGLLEGAILTEEIAAACPGLATSIFDNSLGFEPLVISDRESLKEKYLSKIAKEFKRICFATSEPTMGSDVASMICRATKDGDGYLLNGTKYWITNGGIADYMTIFATVDPEQKHAGICAFVVEKEWDGVRVGRSIPKMGQRTSNTVGINLKNVRVPKENVLAEPGEGFVLAMKTFARTRPIIGAFAVGAARSAMEYALDYAKKRRAFGGRISNYQSTQFKLAEMFQKVETMRLLVWKAAWEADRGMDPTITASISKFYATESAVQVMNDALQIFGGYGYTRMYPIEKLLRDTRLLPIYEGTSEVQRIIIAGYLLGSYQSIMPPLDEIPILIGDHHLLDGKKNAAEAAWRCPLCGYVHYGDEAPEECPYCFVGGKGFKKVWPK
- a CDS encoding PaaI family thioesterase, whose translation is MSRIEGPLTKISETVLSVMTRFIGKNLGSMPFECVTRWLDAVLVDVGRGRIELDYTVRPEMTNPAGYLHGGIQAAMLDDAMGTVCATLGYDTALLTVNMTIDYLGTARKGDTIRAVASVFREGKNLIHLTGELSRGGEPTARAQCNVLVSGKPVDYIAGIGR
- a CDS encoding long-chain fatty acid--CoA ligase gives rise to the protein MDISFSSISDMVVKQARAMGEKPVILYYERDISYREMDEKSASIAAGLQELGVKKGDRVCLLMENSPEYYFAYFGIIRLGAIAGPVNCWWQTKEIEYLFNDSGAVAAIVDSAYRAHLEAIKGKAPALKHVIERGGDGTFLSFEEIADKKAVPADVEIGMDDVSTIVYTSGTTGNPKGVLLTHGNILTNSLQAGKLANIRSSDVVLCFLPLFHVNGLVITGTAPMCAGAQIVLRKGFSAGEFWECVSKYRVSIFSGVPTVYQILLATPGSEKADVSSLRYGVCGAAPMPVETIRKFEEKFNMIIIEGYGLTEATAGATANPIDGVRKIGSIGIPFENSEIKLFDDDDNEVPRGEVGEIVIRGGNVMKGYFNRPEETEKTLRGGWLHTGDMAYEDEDGYFFIVDRKKEMIIRGGENIYPKELEEIIYGHPKVQEVAVVGVKDEIYGEEVMACLVPRQGETVDVEEFRSWCKANMASYKVPKYVSIRQQLPKNILGKILKKELKAALKGEGLLG
- a CDS encoding SDR family oxidoreductase; translation: MKSLINKNIIITGAGSGIGRLMALRFAAESSNLALVDINAAALKALKDDIGKKGLKISVNTYTCDISDRTAVSRTVAGIMRDFTQVDVLINNAGMVIGKAFLDLSLEEFHRTMDVNFWGHLYFTKAVLPGMTARNSGNIVNVASSSGLLGMPLLSDYAASKFAEVGFSEALRRELKKFGHGGVKITCVCPYIIDTGMFRGFKPMLLSPFVKPDRAAARIVRAVKKDHPYVMLPAHSIRGMMFLKLLPTAFFDWMLKMSGGDSAMDVFTGRP